A stretch of the Bacteroidota bacterium genome encodes the following:
- a CDS encoding M1 family metallopeptidase yields MKKLIFIALTLFSFSEGLFAQFPESNFQSSSNQYYWKNRKPYEGYWQQDVHYKINASLDDKTDIVEATEELTYYNNSPDELPFVYFHLYNNAQTKGSYLEDLYKNNDIKVKFGKYQEQGLGTVVSKITANGVDLKMELDNTVLKVYLPTPLKSGENITFKLNFKTYFDNGSIRNRMKMFNAFGYKHYDVVHWYPRISVYDRKAGWDTDQHMDHEFYGDYGTFDVAFTFPNNYVLDATGMLLNKKDVLPDDLRAKLDIKNFVKKPWNEKPSVVIEPNGTTKTWMFHAENVHDFALTADPTYRISETEWNGIKCIALVQEPHVAGWLNAAEYTSKIIKVNSEDFGMYGYKKMVVADAQDGMEYPMVTLCGGFDPNYRDLFVHEISHNWFFGMVGSNETYRPSLDEGFTQFITNWTYERIDGKQRIAYLPKSNYVKRFTEPDYVRNSEVYNGYMNSATKDVETFMNLHSDMYNGAIRHGGGYSQVYMKTATMLYNLQYTLGDSLFKAAISNYFNQWKFAHPHVEDFRNSVIQYKHVDLNWFFDEWMETSKTIDYTVKSVKKGKGDDAYKVTFERKGMQMPIDFAVVGKNDSVYYYHIPNTWFVKQTKSKVLPRWIGWDNVQKTYTTELTIPGGIANVIIDPSTRLADVNMLNNNQKFPIKYRFDSKIYNPSDWTRYELFARPDVWYNGYDGLKVGLNMNGNYMAYKHIFDATVWFNTGIAHNYLDTATENNAKDLYDNVSFRINYRTATDKFMKGSSFYFSAKALDGLNGYTVGFDRKDIKGKNKIYLYFKSMYRKGLNDIPYLLLPKEWTPNQLNNTLNVGLEHAYNYSAGTGNINLGLRSSAIMSDYDFQSINLTINNHTKLWRLLLNTRVYGQYGTGTNWANESSLFLAGANPEEMMENKYTRSQGFFDPAWAEVGATTNIFHHGGGLNLRGYSGYLAPQIQSDGTVVYTYKGNTGAAVNAELEFSGIVKVKRQNWFTKTFKLTTYLFGDAGIINYSAATDPVLKMSDLRADAGVGATLTIKKFGPLQTVNPLTIRFDMPLFLNKIPATDAGYVQYRFVIGVNRAF; encoded by the coding sequence ATGAAGAAGTTAATCTTTATTGCACTGACATTATTTTCATTTTCCGAAGGTTTATTTGCTCAGTTTCCTGAATCTAATTTCCAAAGTAGCAGTAATCAATACTATTGGAAAAACCGCAAACCATATGAAGGCTATTGGCAACAAGATGTGCATTATAAAATAAATGCCTCACTGGATGACAAAACCGATATTGTTGAAGCAACAGAAGAATTAACCTATTACAATAATTCTCCGGACGAACTCCCGTTCGTATATTTTCATTTATACAACAATGCTCAAACAAAAGGTTCCTATCTGGAAGACCTTTATAAAAACAACGACATCAAAGTAAAATTCGGTAAATACCAGGAGCAAGGATTAGGAACCGTGGTTTCAAAAATTACTGCAAATGGGGTGGATCTTAAAATGGAATTGGACAATACCGTTTTAAAAGTATACCTCCCTACTCCATTAAAATCAGGAGAAAACATCACTTTCAAATTAAATTTCAAAACGTATTTCGACAATGGCTCCATCCGTAACCGAATGAAAATGTTCAATGCATTCGGCTATAAACATTATGATGTGGTGCATTGGTATCCGCGTATTTCTGTTTATGACCGTAAAGCCGGTTGGGATACCGACCAACACATGGATCATGAATTTTATGGCGATTATGGAACATTTGATGTCGCATTTACTTTTCCCAACAACTATGTTTTGGATGCAACAGGAATGTTGTTAAATAAAAAAGACGTATTGCCGGACGATTTACGCGCTAAATTAGACATCAAGAATTTCGTTAAAAAACCATGGAATGAAAAACCATCGGTAGTGATTGAGCCCAACGGAACAACAAAAACATGGATGTTTCATGCGGAAAATGTGCACGATTTTGCTTTAACGGCTGACCCAACTTATCGTATCAGCGAAACAGAATGGAATGGAATCAAATGTATTGCACTTGTGCAGGAACCCCATGTTGCAGGATGGCTGAATGCCGCTGAATACACGTCAAAAATTATCAAAGTAAATTCCGAAGATTTTGGAATGTATGGCTATAAAAAAATGGTGGTAGCCGATGCACAAGACGGAATGGAATACCCTATGGTAACACTCTGCGGAGGTTTCGACCCCAATTACCGTGATTTATTTGTACATGAAATTAGTCATAATTGGTTTTTCGGAATGGTTGGTTCCAACGAAACCTACCGTCCTTCTTTGGATGAAGGATTTACACAATTCATCACCAACTGGACCTATGAACGCATTGATGGAAAACAACGCATCGCTTATTTGCCAAAATCAAATTATGTAAAACGTTTTACCGAACCGGATTATGTTCGCAACAGTGAAGTATACAATGGCTACATGAATTCTGCTACAAAAGATGTAGAAACATTTATGAATTTACATTCCGACATGTACAATGGCGCTATCCGCCATGGCGGTGGCTATTCACAAGTGTACATGAAAACAGCAACCATGTTGTATAATTTGCAATACACATTAGGCGACTCCCTATTCAAAGCTGCGATTAGTAATTATTTTAATCAATGGAAATTTGCCCATCCACATGTGGAAGACTTTAGAAACTCTGTGATTCAATACAAGCATGTTGATTTGAATTGGTTTTTTGATGAATGGATGGAAACCTCTAAAACAATCGACTATACAGTAAAATCTGTGAAAAAAGGTAAGGGAGATGATGCATACAAAGTAACGTTTGAACGCAAAGGAATGCAAATGCCAATTGATTTTGCGGTTGTCGGGAAAAACGATAGTGTTTACTATTATCACATTCCAAACACCTGGTTTGTTAAACAAACAAAATCGAAAGTGTTACCTCGTTGGATTGGCTGGGACAATGTGCAAAAAACATATACCACAGAGTTAACCATTCCCGGAGGGATAGCCAATGTGATCATTGATCCAAGCACCCGTTTGGCAGATGTAAACATGCTCAACAACAATCAAAAATTTCCAATCAAATACCGATTCGATTCTAAAATTTATAATCCATCCGATTGGACACGCTATGAATTATTTGCCCGCCCGGATGTTTGGTACAACGGGTATGACGGACTGAAAGTAGGACTCAACATGAATGGTAACTACATGGCTTACAAACATATTTTTGATGCAACAGTTTGGTTCAACACAGGTATTGCACACAACTATTTAGATACCGCAACGGAAAACAATGCAAAAGATTTATACGACAATGTTAGTTTCCGAATTAACTATCGCACAGCTACAGATAAATTCATGAAGGGATCGTCTTTCTACTTCTCAGCAAAAGCTTTGGATGGATTGAATGGATATACCGTAGGCTTTGATAGAAAAGACATCAAAGGCAAAAACAAAATTTATTTGTACTTCAAATCAATGTACAGAAAAGGATTGAATGATATTCCATATTTATTATTACCAAAAGAATGGACACCCAACCAATTGAACAATACATTAAATGTGGGACTTGAACATGCTTACAACTATTCAGCTGGTACAGGAAACATCAATTTAGGACTACGCTCTTCTGCAATAATGAGTGATTACGATTTCCAATCGATAAACTTAACAATCAACAATCACACAAAATTATGGCGTTTATTGTTAAACACTCGCGTGTATGGACAATACGGAACAGGAACGAATTGGGCAAATGAATCCTCTTTATTTTTAGCCGGTGCTAACCCGGAAGAAATGATGGAAAATAAATACACGCGTTCACAAGGCTTTTTTGATCCGGCTTGGGCTGAAGTTGGTGCAACAACTAATATTTTTCATCACGGAGGAGGATTAAACTTAAGAGGCTATTCTGGCTACCTTGCTCCACAAATTCAAAGTGATGGAACGGTGGTATATACCTACAAAGGAAATACTGGAGCAGCTGTAAATGCAGAACTTGAGTTTAGTGGAATTGTTAAAGTAAAAAGACAAAACTGGTTTACAAAAACATTTAAACTAACTACTTACTTATTTGGTGACGCAGGTATTATCAATTATAGTGCAGCAACAGACCCTGTTTTAAAAATGTCAGACTTGCGAGCTGATGCAGGAGTTGGAGCAACCTTAACCATCAAAAAATTTGGGCCACTACAAACTGTCAATCCATTAACTATCCGTTTTGACATGCCACTTTTCTTAAATAAAATTCCGGCAACCGATGCTGGATATGTTCAATATCGTTTTGTAATTGGTGTCAACCGAGCATTCTAA
- a CDS encoding oligosaccharide flippase family protein: MSTIKKQGIQNTLITYIGVVIGFVSLMFIQPNLLKPEELGLTRILVAAASLLATILPLGVSSITTRYFPFFRNEDKRHHGYFGFMMLFPLVGTIVCGVLVYSFKDMIVRQYVEQSPMFTYYFDLILPFATIMGVNMALNAYSSSLFKTTIITFLEGILSRVLFIVLIVFYYFKLLSLSQFIHLFVFSYLLQTIWMCGYLYKIDRPSLKIDNHYLRGVGLNKLIGYGLFLTLSNVASLSLKHLDAVIIGKYWDLSYVGVFAVAAYISLIIEIPLNSLERISHSKVAQAFANEDFESIKKIYYQSVKYLMLVSGILLVGIISNVHELLGLLPEEYHKGATVTIISCCAAFLNVSTGVNTSIIFNSPKYLYGTVLLIVLMVLALIFNLWLIPVYGMIGAALVTGALAVLYNVTKFLLILIFYKMQPYDLSSLKILLVIGLSFGITFLLPTIESGIIAMVVKTSVITVTYVGLAYVMKIVPEFHKYLPFHKGD, encoded by the coding sequence TTGAGCACAATTAAAAAGCAAGGAATTCAGAATACACTTATTACCTATATTGGTGTTGTTATTGGCTTTGTGAGCTTAATGTTTATTCAACCGAATCTTTTAAAGCCCGAGGAACTTGGATTAACAAGAATTTTGGTTGCTGCAGCCAGTTTATTAGCAACCATTTTACCATTAGGAGTAAGTAGTATCACAACCCGATATTTTCCTTTTTTTAGAAACGAAGACAAACGACACCACGGTTATTTTGGTTTTATGATGCTTTTTCCACTTGTTGGGACAATCGTTTGTGGTGTATTGGTGTATTCTTTTAAGGACATGATTGTTCGTCAATATGTAGAACAATCACCCATGTTTACCTATTATTTTGATTTGATACTTCCGTTTGCCACCATTATGGGCGTAAATATGGCTTTAAATGCATATTCATCATCGCTTTTTAAAACAACCATCATTACATTTTTAGAAGGCATTTTATCACGTGTACTCTTTATTGTTTTGATTGTCTTTTATTATTTTAAACTACTATCGCTTTCTCAGTTTATTCACCTTTTTGTTTTTAGCTATTTATTACAAACCATCTGGATGTGTGGATATTTGTATAAAATTGATAGACCATCACTTAAAATTGATAATCATTACTTGAGAGGGGTAGGATTGAACAAATTAATTGGGTATGGTTTGTTTTTAACACTTAGCAATGTTGCCTCCTTGAGTTTAAAACATTTGGATGCGGTAATCATCGGCAAGTACTGGGATTTATCGTATGTAGGTGTTTTTGCAGTAGCAGCATATATTTCATTGATCATTGAAATACCCTTGAACTCGTTGGAACGTATTTCTCATTCGAAAGTTGCGCAAGCATTCGCAAACGAGGATTTTGAAAGCATAAAAAAAATCTATTATCAATCGGTGAAATATTTGATGTTGGTAAGTGGAATTTTGTTGGTGGGAATAATTAGTAATGTGCATGAACTATTAGGTTTGTTGCCGGAAGAATATCATAAAGGTGCTACTGTTACAATCATATCCTGTTGTGCGGCCTTTTTAAATGTTTCAACGGGAGTAAATACTTCGATTATTTTTAATTCGCCCAAATATCTTTATGGCACAGTTTTGTTAATCGTATTGATGGTGCTAGCATTAATCTTTAACCTCTGGCTGATTCCTGTTTATGGAATGATTGGAGCCGCTTTGGTAACGGGAGCGTTGGCAGTATTGTATAATGTAACGAAGTTTTTATTGATATTGATTTTTTATAAGATGCAGCCCTATGATTTATCCAGTTTGAAAATCCTGTTGGTGATTGGATTGTCTTTTGGAATAACTTTTTTATTGCCAACTATTGAATCCGGAATTATTGCAATGGTAGTGAAGACGAGTGTTATCACGGTTACCTATGTAGGACTAGCATACGTAATGAAAATTGTTCCTGAATTTCATAAATATTTACCTTTCCATAAAGGAGACTAA
- a CDS encoding glycosyltransferase, whose product MQFNPKISIITVVFNGHSLIERTIKSVIHQTYANVEYIIIDGASSDGTLEIAEKYQSKIAVILSGKDNGIYDAMNKGLNVATGDYVLFLNAGDELFANETIASVFSFGDADVYYGNTAVVNQKGDLLGDRRLSPPEQLNWKSLKYGMCVSHQSFIAKRSLCEAYDTSYSVSADIDWVISILKKSIRIVNTKNYISKFLEGGTSNKRRKKALFERFNIMSKHYGFFMTILNHLYILFRFPVHRLSKKSMT is encoded by the coding sequence ATGCAATTTAATCCTAAAATAAGCATTATTACTGTTGTTTTTAACGGACATTCATTGATTGAACGCACGATAAAAAGTGTCATTCATCAAACCTATGCGAATGTAGAGTACATTATTATTGATGGTGCATCTTCGGATGGTACGCTCGAAATTGCTGAAAAATATCAGTCTAAAATAGCCGTAATTCTTTCGGGTAAAGACAATGGGATTTATGATGCAATGAATAAAGGATTAAATGTTGCTACCGGTGATTATGTTCTTTTTTTAAATGCAGGTGATGAGTTGTTCGCCAACGAAACCATTGCGTCTGTTTTTTCTTTTGGTGATGCAGATGTTTATTATGGAAATACTGCTGTGGTTAATCAAAAAGGAGATCTGCTTGGCGACAGAAGGTTAAGTCCCCCGGAGCAGCTGAATTGGAAGAGCTTGAAGTACGGAATGTGTGTCTCTCATCAATCCTTTATTGCTAAACGAAGTTTGTGTGAGGCCTATGATACTTCTTATTCCGTTAGTGCAGATATTGATTGGGTGATTTCGATTTTGAAAAAATCAATTCGAATTGTAAATACGAAAAATTACATTTCTAAATTTTTAGAAGGTGGTACGTCTAACAAACGGAGAAAAAAGGCACTTTTTGAACGTTTTAATATCATGTCGAAACACTATGGTTTTTTTATGACAATCCTAAATCATTTGTATATTTTATTTCGTTTCCCTGTTCATAGATTGTCGAAAAAGTCGATGACGTGA
- a CDS encoding FkbM family methyltransferase translates to MQSNTFDAMNSFERITKKIFQNFGILIRKYNAATSEDLRRIKLFEHYSIDLVFDIGANKGQYATGIMDVGYQQKIVSFEPLSSVHSIIENASKSHTNWTVAPRCAIGSKKEEIEINISANSVSSTLLTMLDTHIEGAPESKIIGKEKVTVYPLDEIAKTYIGSSKNIFLKIDVQGFEQEVLKGASEMIALAKGIEMEISLVPLYENQTWLLPQVLEYMEQKGFVLTSIVPAFTDNVTGKVLQCNGIFYKK, encoded by the coding sequence TTGCAGTCTAATACTTTTGATGCAATGAATAGCTTTGAACGAATCACAAAAAAAATATTTCAAAATTTCGGAATTTTAATACGCAAGTACAATGCTGCTACAAGTGAAGATTTGAGACGTATTAAACTATTCGAACACTATAGCATTGATTTGGTTTTTGATATTGGAGCAAATAAAGGGCAATATGCTACAGGAATAATGGATGTTGGGTATCAGCAGAAAATTGTTTCGTTTGAACCTTTGTCATCTGTTCATTCAATTATTGAAAATGCAAGTAAATCCCATACAAATTGGACAGTGGCTCCGCGTTGCGCAATTGGTTCAAAAAAGGAAGAAATTGAAATTAATATTTCTGCCAATTCGGTTAGCAGCACGCTTCTAACCATGTTGGACACACATATTGAAGGCGCCCCTGAATCCAAGATTATTGGAAAGGAGAAAGTGACTGTTTATCCATTGGATGAAATTGCAAAAACGTATATCGGTTCTTCAAAAAACATTTTTTTGAAAATTGATGTGCAAGGGTTTGAGCAAGAAGTGCTAAAAGGAGCTTCAGAAATGATTGCTCTGGCAAAAGGGATTGAAATGGAGATTTCGCTAGTGCCGTTATATGAAAATCAAACATGGTTGCTACCTCAAGTGTTGGAGTATATGGAGCAAAAAGGCTTTGTATTAACCAGTATTGTACCAGCTTTCACGGATAATGTGACAGGAAAAGTATTACAATGTAACGGCATTTTTTATAAAAAGTAA
- a CDS encoding DUF115 domain-containing protein: protein MSAEKSYKEVSGFITQIANTCISVLKVFVRSKFGVHLPTAQEETCIVLGNGPSLKKSFENHPDFFTKHSLICVNNFSLTQYYEKLQPKYYVMLDPGYWFGNNQTVIDTINCIQTKTTWEMHLLLPPAAKKSVLLQQLIEKNKNIHPTYFNYTVFKGFKNIAHRFYKKNLAMIQSQNVLVASVFLGINMGYKKVYVFGADHTWHENLHVDENNVLCLKNVHFYENEELIKYTPFYKGVHTKETFRMDEILVTWGKTFYGYVALNEYAVSQNCTIYNASEISFIDAFKRIKL, encoded by the coding sequence ATGTCAGCTGAAAAATCATATAAAGAAGTGAGTGGATTTATCACTCAAATTGCAAACACTTGCATTTCTGTTTTAAAGGTATTTGTCCGCTCTAAATTCGGAGTGCATTTACCAACAGCTCAGGAAGAAACATGTATTGTATTGGGAAACGGCCCCTCACTTAAAAAATCATTTGAGAACCATCCCGATTTTTTCACAAAGCATTCATTGATTTGCGTGAACAACTTTTCGCTTACACAATACTATGAAAAATTACAGCCAAAGTATTATGTGATGTTGGATCCAGGATACTGGTTTGGAAACAACCAAACGGTGATTGATACGATTAACTGCATCCAAACAAAAACAACTTGGGAAATGCATTTACTCCTGCCACCTGCTGCAAAAAAATCGGTTTTGCTTCAGCAACTGATTGAAAAAAACAAGAACATCCATCCTACTTATTTTAACTATACAGTTTTTAAAGGGTTCAAAAATATTGCTCATCGTTTTTACAAAAAGAACTTGGCCATGATTCAAAGTCAGAATGTTTTGGTTGCCTCCGTTTTTCTAGGAATAAACATGGGATATAAAAAAGTGTATGTTTTTGGAGCAGATCATACCTGGCATGAAAATTTGCATGTGGATGAGAACAATGTTCTTTGCTTGAAAAATGTGCATTTTTATGAAAACGAAGAGCTAATAAAATACACTCCCTTCTATAAGGGAGTTCATACGAAAGAAACATTCCGTATGGACGAAATTCTAGTGACATGGGGAAAAACCTTTTATGGATATGTGGCATTGAATGAATATGCCGTTTCTCAGAATTGCACAATTTATAACGCAAGTGAAATTTCTTTTATAGACGCTTTTAAACGTATTAAACTGTAA
- a CDS encoding CatB-related O-acetyltransferase, giving the protein MLAIFNNPSTHWFRWLFTKWNLEFKYRKQKLKLEYMVEINNCTFNNYNTIYKYSRLRDSSFGDFSYAARNCQIYNTKVGKFTCIGPNVNTGMGAHPSADFVSSHPLFYSTLGQSSGMVIVDKNLFDEFPETAIGNDVWIGNNVTIKYGVNIGNGAIIGSGAVVTKDVEPYSIVGGVPAKVIKYRFTDEQIDFLQQFKWWDKDLEWLKANKDKFQNIGEFMAQNPIK; this is encoded by the coding sequence ATGCTCGCTATTTTTAATAACCCTTCCACACATTGGTTCCGCTGGCTTTTCACAAAATGGAATCTTGAATTCAAATACCGTAAGCAAAAGTTAAAGTTGGAATACATGGTGGAAATAAATAACTGCACCTTTAACAATTATAATACTATATACAAATATTCCCGTTTACGCGACTCTTCCTTTGGTGATTTCAGTTATGCCGCACGCAATTGTCAAATTTATAATACCAAAGTTGGCAAATTCACCTGCATTGGCCCTAATGTAAATACTGGCATGGGTGCTCATCCTTCAGCAGATTTTGTATCCAGCCACCCGCTTTTCTATTCTACATTGGGTCAAAGCTCTGGAATGGTGATTGTAGACAAAAATCTTTTTGATGAATTTCCAGAAACCGCTATTGGCAATGATGTTTGGATAGGAAACAATGTAACAATTAAATACGGTGTAAACATTGGCAATGGAGCCATTATTGGTTCAGGAGCCGTTGTTACGAAGGATGTTGAACCTTACAGTATTGTGGGCGGTGTTCCAGCAAAAGTGATCAAATATCGATTCACAGACGAACAGATTGATTTTTTACAACAGTTCAAATGGTGGGACAAAGATCTTGAATGGTTGAAAGCAAATAAAGATAAGTTCCAAAATATTGGCGAATTTATGGCTCAAAATCCAATAAAATAA
- the pseB gene encoding UDP-N-acetylglucosamine 4,6-dehydratase (inverting), which yields MLDLNGKSILITGGTGSLGKHLTKNILSKFPKVKRLVIFSRDEQKQFEMAQEYSHAKYPAIRYFIGDVRDFDRLKKAFTEIDYVIHAAAMKHVPIAEYNPMECVKTNVLGAENVINASMEMGIKNVVALSTDKAAAPINLYGATKLCSDKLFVAANNIRGKADIKFSVVRYGNVMGSNGSVIPFFMKKKKEGVLPITDPNMTRFNISLQGGVDMVLHAMETAWGGEIFVPKIPSYKITDVAKAIAPDCKQEVIGIRPGEKVHEEMITSSDSFSTYDLGKYYAILPQVPCFKIEDFTKHFNAKLVPQGFQYNSGENTEWVNVDEIRKLIVEHVDSEFTV from the coding sequence ATGTTAGATTTAAACGGCAAATCAATTTTAATTACCGGAGGTACCGGCTCATTAGGAAAGCATTTAACTAAAAATATTCTCTCCAAATTTCCCAAAGTAAAACGCTTGGTCATCTTCTCCAGAGATGAGCAAAAGCAATTTGAAATGGCACAAGAGTATTCTCACGCAAAATATCCGGCTATTCGTTACTTTATTGGCGATGTCAGAGATTTTGATCGTTTGAAAAAAGCATTTACTGAGATTGATTACGTTATTCATGCTGCTGCCATGAAACATGTTCCCATTGCCGAATACAATCCGATGGAATGCGTAAAAACAAATGTACTGGGAGCAGAAAACGTTATCAATGCATCTATGGAAATGGGAATAAAAAATGTAGTTGCCTTATCTACAGACAAAGCAGCCGCTCCTATTAACTTATACGGTGCTACAAAATTATGTTCAGACAAATTATTTGTAGCAGCAAATAACATCAGAGGAAAAGCAGATATTAAATTTTCTGTTGTGCGTTATGGAAATGTAATGGGTTCTAATGGCTCTGTAATTCCATTCTTTATGAAAAAGAAGAAAGAAGGTGTTTTGCCAATTACAGACCCAAATATGACACGCTTCAACATATCACTTCAAGGTGGGGTAGACATGGTTTTACATGCTATGGAAACAGCCTGGGGTGGAGAAATATTTGTACCTAAAATACCTTCATACAAAATTACCGATGTAGCAAAAGCGATTGCCCCTGATTGCAAACAGGAAGTGATTGGCATCCGCCCTGGAGAAAAAGTGCACGAAGAAATGATTACTTCTTCCGATTCATTTTCAACATACGATTTAGGAAAATATTACGCGATACTACCACAGGTTCCCTGCTTTAAAATTGAAGATTTTACAAAACATTTTAATGCAAAATTAGTTCCGCAAGGATTTCAGTATAACTCAGGTGAAAACACTGAATGGGTGAACGTTGATGAAATAAGAAAATTAATTGTGGAACATGTTGATTCGGAATTCACAGTTTAA
- a CDS encoding methyltransferase domain-containing protein, which translates to MKTKQIDFWKSDFGKEYTDRCSRSAEEWDKFYVNTWGKTKIEMNQSFLGSLSKDIKILEVGCNTGMQLNGLQRMNFENIYGVELQSYAVEEAKKYTKNINIICGSGFDLPFKDKYFDVVCTNGVLIHISPDDLPKIMSEMYRCSKKYIWGFEYFAENITEIDYRGNKNYLWKADYASLFMKQFPDLKLVKREKYPYITNPENVDHMYLLEKQ; encoded by the coding sequence ATGAAAACAAAACAAATTGACTTTTGGAAAAGCGATTTCGGAAAAGAATACACAGATAGATGTTCACGCTCAGCCGAAGAGTGGGATAAATTTTATGTCAATACCTGGGGAAAAACAAAAATAGAAATGAATCAAAGTTTTCTTGGTTCCTTATCAAAAGATATAAAGATATTAGAAGTAGGTTGTAATACTGGAATGCAATTAAACGGATTGCAGCGTATGAACTTTGAAAATATTTATGGAGTAGAACTTCAATCTTATGCTGTTGAAGAAGCAAAAAAATATACAAAGAATATAAATATTATTTGCGGCTCAGGGTTTGACCTTCCTTTTAAAGATAAGTATTTTGATGTAGTTTGCACCAATGGAGTTCTTATACATATTTCACCTGATGATTTACCAAAAATAATGAGCGAGATGTATCGATGCTCAAAAAAATATATTTGGGGTTTTGAATACTTTGCAGAAAATATTACGGAGATAGATTATCGTGGAAACAAAAATTATCTATGGAAAGCCGACTATGCAAGCTTGTTTATGAAACAGTTTCCCGATTTAAAATTGGTTAAACGTGAAAAATATCCATACATAACCAATCCAGAGAATGTTGATCACATGTACCTTTTAGAAAAACAATAA